From Erinaceus europaeus chromosome 9, mEriEur2.1, whole genome shotgun sequence, one genomic window encodes:
- the LOC103118352 gene encoding LOW QUALITY PROTEIN: keratin-associated protein 27-1 (The sequence of the model RefSeq protein was modified relative to this genomic sequence to represent the inferred CDS: inserted 2 bases in 1 codon; substituted 1 base at 1 genomic stop codon): protein MKGFTNIPQSRCHSLRSIYSTPPLSAIEHGSSSINFEDGLFLPTRCHGRTWLLDNFQENCSETRSCKMTNSEQEQCTKVSCGQADXLPRVCSXSNSRSWERTTCQSGSSSAMLECVSQPCLAGNSQKKGFGVQSCQPVSSMAKCCPPNTCVSESYQSIECESSQCQFQSSESSSCRSLLCVESEPQLLVSSSAYEPTCCVTGGLQVPTK, encoded by the exons ATGAAGGGTTTTACCAATATTCCCCAGAGCCGCTGCCACTCTCTCAGAAGCATCTACAGCACCCCACCACTCTCTGCCATAGAACATGGATCTAGTTCTATCAACTTTGAAGATGGACTTTTTTTACCCACCCGTTGCCATGGCAGGACGTGGCTCCTGGACAACTTTCAAGAGAACTGCAGTGAAACCAGAAGCTGCAAAATGACCAACAGTGAACAGGAACAGTGCACAAAAGTTAGCTGTGGGCAGGCTGACTGACTTCCCAGAGTTTGTTC TTCAAATTCTAGGTCCTGGGAAAGGACAACATGCCAATCAGGAAGTTCTTCAGCAATGTTGGAGTGTGTGTCTCAACCTTGCCTGGCAGGAAATAGTCAGAAAAAGGGCTTTGGAGTCCAGAGCTGTCAACCTGTGAGTTCTATGGCCAAGTGTTGTCCACCCAACACTTGTGTGTCTGAGAGTTACCAAAGTATTGAATGTGAATCTAGTCAATGTCAGTTTCAGAGCTCTGAATCCAGTTCCTGTAGATCTCTGCTCTGTGTTGAATCAGAACCCCAACTCCTGGTATCTTCTAGTGCTTATGAGCCAACTTGCTGTGTTACTGGTGGCCTGCAAGTGCCTACTAAATGA